From Gemmatimonadetes bacterium SCN 70-22:
GGGGGGCGGGGATCCCGCCCCATGCACTGGCGCCGCTTCCGGGAGGCGGTCCGTGGGGTTGCCTGCGTCCAGCGCTGCTGCGATATGTTGGGGAAGTCCCGGAGCCCCCCTCGTGACCGACACGCTCGCCCAGCTGCAATCCGCCCTTCGCGATCGCTACCAGATCGACCGCCCGGTCGGCGCCGGTGGCATGGCGACGGTCTTCCTCGCCACGGACCTCCGGCATCACCGCAGGGTCGCGATCAAGGTGCTCCGCCCCGAACTCGCGGCACTGCTGGGGCCGGAACGCTTCCTCCGGGAGATCACGACCACCGCGCAGCTCCAGCACCCGCACATCCTCCCGCTCTTCGACTCCGGAAGCGAGGGGGGCTTCCTGTATTACGTCATGCCGTTCCTCGACGGCGAGTCGCTGCGCGGGAAGCTCGACCGGGAAACCCAGCTGAGCGTCGAGGAATCGGTGCGCATCGCCACCGAGGTGGCCGACGCCCTCGACTACGCCCACCGCCACGGCATCGTCCACCGCGACATAAAGCCGGAAAACATCCTGCTCCACGACGGGCGGGCGACGGTCGCCGACTTCGGGATCGCGCTCGCGGTGAGCGCCGCGGGCGGGGGACGCATGACCGAGACCGGAGTGGCCGTCGGCACGCCCCACTACATGAGCCCCGAGCAGGCCGCCGCCGACAAGGAGCTGACCTTCCGCTCCGACATCTATTCGTTAGGCGCGGTCCTCTTCGAGATGCTGACCGGCGGGCCCCCGCACCAGGCCCCGTCGGCCCAGCAGGTCATCATGAAGATCGCGATCGAGGAGGCGCCACGAGTCAGCGGCCTCCGCAAGTCGGTCCCGGCGCACGTGTCCAACGCGGTGGCGGTGGCACTCGAGAAGGTCCCGGCCGACCGGTTCAACAGCGCCCGCGCCTTCGCCGAGGCGCTCGCGACTCCCTCCTTCGCCGGCCCCGCGATCGAGGCCCAGGCGACACGGGCTCGGCGGCGATTCCCGCTCGTGGCCGTGGCCGGCGTCGCCGCGGGGCTCGCGATCGGCGCGGCCCTCGGGCGTTCGCTCGTCCGGGAGTCGCCGCGTCCGGTGACCCGGTTCGCGATCACCCTCCCGGATTCCGCCGCCTTCCTTCCCGGCGCCGGCGTGAACCTCGCCTGGTCCCCCGAGGGATCGCGCCTGGTGTACGTCGGCCGCTCGTCGTCGGGGCGCGACCTGCTCTGGCAACGCCTGCTCGACCAGGTCGGCACGCAGCCGATCCCGGGGACCGACGCGGGGCGCATCCCCACCTTCTCGCCTGACGGGGCCACGCTGGCCTTCACCGCGGGCGGCGCCCTCAAGACTGTCTCCTTTCAGGGAGGGCCAGCCCTCACGGTCGTCCCGCAGGGCGTCCCGTCGGCGGGGGGCGGACTGGCGTGGGGCGACGACGACCGGATCTACTTCGTCAATGACAGCGGGGCGATTCAACGCGTCTCCCCGGCGGGTGGCGCGATCAGCACGGTGGCCGTCCCCGAGGGTGACGCCGGCTACATGTGGATCGACGCCCTCCCGGGAGCGCGGAACCTGCTGGCCACGATCGGGTGGTTCGGTGTTCCCGAAGCGAGCGAGATCGCGGTGGTGCCGACCGACGGCGGGCGCATCACGCGGCTCTTCCGGGGGACGATGGCGCGGTACGCGCCTTCGGGACACCTGGTGTACGCGACGGCGGACGGCGCGCTGATGGCGGTGCCGTTCAATGCCCGGCGAGCGGTCGTGACCGGCGGCCCCGTGGCGCTCTTCCAGGGGGTCGATGTCTACATGGGCTCCGCCTCGCAGTTCTCCCTGACGAGGTCCGGCGGGCTCGCCTGGGTCGGCTACGGCGGCCGCCGTGAAGTCCTGAAGGTCGACCGCCGCGGCGTCACGACCCACACCGATTCGGGGTGGAAGGGCGACATCCGGGCCTTCGCGCTCTCGCCGGACGGCACTCGGCTCGCCTTGACCACGGCCGAAGTCGGTGGGCTTCGCGTCGGGATCAAGTCACTCGGGCTGGGCCCCCTCGCTCCGCTTGCGTTCGAGGGGAGCCGCAACATCGGACTCGCGTGGTCGGCCGACGGGAAGTCGATCGTGATGCTGTCCAACCGCTCCGGGACCAATGCACTCTGGCTGGTGCCGGCCGACGGATCCGGCCGCTCGACCCCCATGCCCATCACGGGGAGCGTCTTCGGCGCCGACGTGTCATCCGACGGCCGTGCGCTGATCGCCGCGCGTGCCAGCCCGGGCGCGAGCTCGGAGATCGTCGGCTTCCGGCCAGGAATCGACAGCGCCGCGCGTACGCTCGTGGCCGGACCGTTCCTCACCCAATACGCGACACTCTCCCCGGATGGTCGCTGGATAGCCTACTCCGGAAACGAGACCGGTCAGGACCAGGTCTACGTGCGCCCATTCCCGGAGACCGACGACGGCAAGTGGCAGGTCTCTCCGGGAGGGGGAATCGAGCCGGTGTGGGCGCATGGCGGGCGGGAGCTCTTCTACCGGGCCCCCTCCGGTGACCTCGTGTCGGTCGAGATGACCCTCGACCGCTCGGGCGCGCCGCGGTTCGCGGCCCCGCGTCCCCTCTTTCGGATCACCATCGACGAGAACGCGGACGGGCGCCACTACCACGTCATGCCGGACGACCAGCACTTCGTCCTGCTGCACACGATTGGCGGCTCGAAGCGGGAGCTGATGGTCGTCGAGAACTTCGCCGAGGAGCTCAGGCGAAAGGTGCCGCGCTGAACGATGCCGCTGGGAGCCGTGGGCGGCTCCCAGCGGCGGATCCCGTGGGTGGCGTGTCCCGGGGCGCCTGGCGAGCTCTGCCGACCAGCGGAACGCTCCAAAGTCCGTTCTTGACAAAAATATTTGTCAACGCTACCGTCTCCCCATGCTCGACATCCAGGTCATTGATGATCCGGCGGCGGCGACAGTGGCCCTCGAGCCGGTGCGAAGCCGGCTCCTCTCCGAGCTGGCGGAGCCCGCCTCGGCGGCGACGCTGGCCTCGCGGGTCGGCCTCCCTCGCCAGAAGGTCAACTACCACCTGCGTGCGCTCGAGGCGCACGGGCTGGTGCGGCTGGCCGAGGAACGAAAGTGGGGAGGGCTGACGGAACGGCTCCTCGTCGCGAGCGCCGTCTCCTACGTCGTTTCACCGAGCGCGATGGGAGCGGTCGCCGTCGACCTCGATCGCGAGGTCGACCGCCTGTCCGCCAGCTACCTCATCGCCCTCGGCGCGCGGCTCATCCGCGAAGTCGGCACCTTCGTGCGTCGCGCACACGAGGGAGGCAAACGACTCGCAACGCTCGCGGTGGATACCGAGGTCCGCTTCCGGTCGCCGGCCGATCGGGCGGCCTTCAGCGCCGAACTCACCGACGCCATCGCCAGGCTCGTTTCGAAGTACCACGATGAATCCGCCCCCGGTGGACGCGCGCATCGCCTGATGGTCATGGCGCACCCACTCCCACAGAAGTCCGAGCCCAAGGAGGCAACATGAGCGTGAAGAAGGAGGCATCGGGACGCCGTTCGATCCAGGTCGAAGTCGAGGTCCCCGGGACGCCGGAGGAGGTCTGGCAGGCCATCGCCACGGCGCCGGGAATCTCGTGCTGGTTCGTCCCGGCCCAGTTCGAGGAGGAGGGGGGGAAGCCCGTCGCCGTGACGTTGGATTTCGGCCCCGGGATGAGTTCACGCTCCGTGGTGACGACTTGGGATCCGCCGCGCACCTTTGCGCGCCGAGGAGAGGGGTGGGTCCCGGGGTCGCCGGCGCTGGGGACGGAGTTCAACATCGAAGCGCGAGCGGGTGGCACGTGCGTCGTCCGCATCGTGCAGAGCCTGTTCGCCAGCACGGACGAGTGGGACGGCCAGCTGACGGGCGCCGAAGAGGGGTGGCCCGGTATCACCCGTATCCTGCGGCTCTATCTCACGCACTTCCGCGGACAGCGCGGCGCGATCATGCAGGTGATGACTCCGATGGCGGGGACGCCAGCCGAAGCGTGGGCGGCGCTGACCGCGGCGCTGGGGGCGAATTTCGTGAGCGACGGGGAGCGTTGGGCCGCCCCCGCAGGCGTCCCGCCGCTGGGCGGCGTGGTGGAGAGCGCGAGTGTCGCGCCGTTCGGCGCGCTGCTGCGTCTCGACACCCCAGCCCCCGGCGTCGCCGCGCTGGGGACCATCGAGTTCGGCGACTCGGTCTTCGCGACGCTCTCCTTCTACCTGTATGGCGATGACGCCACCGCGACCGTCGCCCGCGAGACGGCGCGGTGGCAGGCGTGGATCCAGGAACGATTCCCGACGCCGGTGCAGCCATGAACCCTGCGGGTCGATGTCATGCCGCCGTCCGGCGATGGCGCGCTGTCGGCGATCGCCTAACGCAGGCCGTACGCGTGCACCTCCACGCGTTCGCCGGGTTACTCCACCTCCAGGCCGAGGACATGCGATGTCCGCCAATCCGACCACAGGGCTGCTGAAGGAATTCCTCGAGGCATTCAACCGCCATGACCTCGATGCCATCATGACATACTTCGCCGACGATTGCGTGTTATACACACCGCGTGGCGCCGGACCTCGGGGCGATCGGTACGCGGGGAAGGAGGAAGTACGAGCCGGCCTGGCCAAGCGCTTCGCAGGGATTCCGGACGTGCATTACGGCGAGGACCGACATTGGGCGTGCGGTGAGCTCGGCGTCTCGGAGTGGACGCTCACCGGCACGTCCCTGTCCGGGAAGCGAATCGAGGTACGCGGCGTTGACCTGCTCGAGTTCGCCGACGGCAGGATCACGCGCAAGGACTCATTCTGGAAGCACGTCGAGTGACCGACTCGCCCGTCACCCTCGCCCACGGTGAATCCGCCGAGCGCCAGGTACGTCGGCAAGTCGGTCACCACTCCGTCAGAATCGATACGTCGCCGCGGCGCCGGTCGTGGTAGGCATGCGCTCCGCCGGGACGACGACGACCTCGCCGTTCGCACGCAGCACCGCCTCGCCAAGGTCGTCGAAGACGTCCTCCACTTCGGGATCGGCGAGCTCCGCAGAGACGATCTCCCCGGTCGTCGGGTCAATCCTCCCCGGCATCACCCGGTCCGCCTCCAGAAGCAGCGTACTCACGCGACCCTGTATCGCCGCCGCCGCCACCTCGGCGACGTCGTCCGATCCCCTCTGCCGCGCGCGCGCCGACCGCCAAGCGTCGATCAGCCCGGCGAGCCTCGACAGGTAGGACGGCATCACCGCTTCCCACGCTCTCGAACGCAACTCGTCGGTGGTGAGTGATTCGGGGTTTACCATCAATCCCTGGTCCATGAGGAAGGGGTTCCGGCTCACCTCGCGAAATGGGAAGTGGTGTTCGGGAAGCGCCGCCAGCAGGAGCGGCAGCCCCGTAGGACGTGAGTGATGCTCGAGCACGGCGCGATCGACGGCACGGAAGAACTTCGGGGTGTCGATGTCCACCTCGTCCTTCTTCCGCCCCGTGCCGTAGTGCATCGCGGCCTGTCCACCGACACTGCGAGCAGCGTTGTAGGGTTCGGTGAACTGCTCCCCGAGCGCCTCGGTGATCGTGCCAGGAACGTCGGCCAACTCGACCTCATCCAACGCATCGCGATTCCCCTCGAAGAGCCGCGCGCGCTCACGGGTCATGCAGAGCACCTGGTAGCGATCCGCCGATTGCAGCACCCGCAACAGCGGTTTGACGTGGAAGCTGTTGGCGACGACCGCGAACGCCTTCACCGGTCGCTGGAGCTCCAGCACCTCGAACATCCCCCCGGGCGCGCTGAGGACGACCAGTCCATCCGTGCGGTGGTTCCAGAATTGGTCGTCACGGGCCAGCGCTTCCAGCTGCTCGAGCTGCGGACGCACGTCCCGGTTTGGATACGACTTGGCCAGTGACGCCTCGACCTCCCGCAGGAGGTTGCGGTAGCGAATCGAATCCTGCTGGTTGTCCGGGTGGTGCCGGTGGGTCGGCTGGTACAGGGAGATGCACGGCGGTTGTGCCCCGGACAGCAGTCCGGCGAGACCCGTGATGCTGAGTTGGCGCATGGTGGCTGTTCCCCTCGATTTTCATGTGGCTAGTCGATCGCCGCGGGATCGCCGGCACTTGGCGACGCCGATCCTCCCCAGCGTGTGATCTGGTACCCGCCTTCCGTCGGCGGCGGCGGCTTGGCCGGCCCGGTCAATCGCCGTTCCGTCCAGGGGGCAAGCGTCAAGGACTGATTGACGTCGCGCCCCGACGCTTCGCGCGAGAAGTCCGACGGTCGGCTGGCGACGGTTGTGCGGCCTGGCCTCGTGGCTACGAGGCGTGCCAACCTATGGCATGGCCAGCTACAGGCGGCCCGCTCCCATGGCCTGTGCGATGTCCGTCTGGGAGATCACGCCTACCAGTCGCTCCTTCTCCACCACGAACAACCGCCGAACGTCGGTATAGAGCATCTGCTGCGCGGCGTGCCGCACGTCCGCGTCCGGTTCGATCGTCAGCACAGTCCGAGTCATGAGGTCGGCGGCGGTCGAGTGCTGGAAGAGGGTGGCGCGCGCACGCTCGTCCTCCTTCTCGGCGGCCGCCTGCAACACATCGGTCGCCGTGACCACTCCCACTATCCGCGCACTCCGGTCGACCACCGGGAGTCCCGACACATGCGCGTCGGCCATCACACGCACCAGCTCGGCCACCGTCATGTCCGGGGATACCGACTGGACCGGGTGTAACATCAGTTCCGCCACCTTCATCTGCGACCTCCTTTCAAGTCCGTTGGTCCGCGCAATGCCGACCTGATAGCCTCCCGATCCGAAGGCCAACCTCGCGATGCGGGAGTGCCCGCCGCCCACCGTGAAGGCGAGCAGCGTCAGCGGATCGGTACAGTCACCGGAGCGTACCGTGATGCAATGTACCCCTCGTCTGGGGGGCGTATCGTCGGGGTGGCCGCTGAAACTTCGACGTGCTTTCCCCGACGCCTGTCGCCGGTGCGAGGATGGCGCGCCACCCACCGACAGAGGTCAGGCTTTTCTCGTCGTGGTGGCCAGCCCGACGCCGTTACGACACGGTCGGCGGGCCACCTCAGCCTAGCCCGCCACCGCCCTCCGCCGCATCTTGGGAACGCCTCCACCGCGCGCCCCCGGCAATCGGTTACTTCTGGACGCGACGCCCAGCGACTCCGTGCCCGACACGTTCGCCCCCTTCGTGGCTGCCCTGGCCGACCGCTATCGCGTCGAGCGTGAACTCGGGCGCGGCGGGATGGCCACGGTCTTTCTCGCGCACGACGTCCGACACGATCGCCCCGTCGCGCTCAAGGTCCTGCACCCGGAACTCGCGGCCTCGCTCGGCGCCGAACGATTCCTGCGCGAGATCCGGATTGCAGCGCGCCTGCGGCATCCGCGCATCCTTCCCGTGCACGACTCCGGCGAGACGGTCGGATGGCTCTGGTACACGATGCCGTTCGTGGAGGGCGAGTCCCTTCGGCAGCGCCTCGCACGAGAAGGGCAGCTGCCCATCGAGCAGGCCTTGCGGATCACCTCCCAGGTCCTCGGCGCCCTCGGCTATGCCCACGCGCACGGCGTGATCCATCGCGACATCAAGCCGGAGAACATCCTGCTCGAGGGTGACGAGACGGTGGTGGCGGACTTCGGCGTGGCGCGAGCGATCAGCTCCGCCGGCCAGGATCGGTTGACCGAGACCGGGCTCGCCATCGGCACTCCCGCCTACATGAGTCCGGAGCAGGCGACTGCAGAGAAGGAGCTCGATGGGCGGAGCGACCTGTATGCCGTGGGCTGCGTGCTCTACGAGATGCTCGCGGGGCAGCCGCCGTTCGTGGGGGCCAGCGCGCAGCAGCTGGTGGCACGCCACCTGATGGATACGCCCCCACCGATCCGCATCGTGCGCGCCACCGTGCCGGACCGCGTGGAACGCAGTGTCATGCGCGCACTGGCCAAGCTCCCGGTGGATCGCTTCGACTCGGCAGCCGAGTTCGCGGAGGCGCTTGCCAGCGGCCCCGATGTCGTCGTTGCTCACCAAGGCGTCTCGTCCACGCCGACAGCAACGTCC
This genomic window contains:
- a CDS encoding transcriptional regulator, with the translated sequence MLDIQVIDDPAAATVALEPVRSRLLSELAEPASAATLASRVGLPRQKVNYHLRALEAHGLVRLAEERKWGGLTERLLVASAVSYVVSPSAMGAVAVDLDREVDRLSASYLIALGARLIREVGTFVRRAHEGGKRLATLAVDTEVRFRSPADRAAFSAELTDAIARLVSKYHDESAPGGRAHRLMVMAHPLPQKSEPKEAT